One window from the genome of Hippoglossus hippoglossus isolate fHipHip1 chromosome 10, fHipHip1.pri, whole genome shotgun sequence encodes:
- the tmem33 gene encoding transmembrane protein 33, which produces MADTNQQSPPPPPPPPPPQLGPLQFLMSNKLETAMWLSRLFTVYCSVMFILPVLGPYAAANFYQRALLANALTSALRLHQRLPRFQLSRAFLAQALQEDSCHYLLYSLILVNSYPITMSIFPVFLFSLLHATTYTKKVLDSVGPNSLMFIRNLLDKLTANQQNILKFIACNEIFLMPATVFMLFSGQGSLLLPFIYYRFLTLRYTSRRNPYCRTLFTELRILLEHFIMKPVCPAFFRRMCLSSIAFISRLAPTGV; this is translated from the exons ATGGCTGACACTAACCAAcaaagtcctcctcctcctcctcctcccccccctcctcagtTAGGGCCTTTG CAATTTTTAATGAGCAACAAGCTTGAAACTGCGATGTGGCTGTCACGACTCTTCACCGTCTACTGCTCCGTAATGTTTATTCTGCCAGTATTGGG aCCCTATGCAGCAGCAAACTTCTATCAGAGAGCCTTGTTAGCGAACGCCCTCACCAGTGCTCTTCGCCTGCATCAAAGACTTCCACGCTTCCAGCTGAGCAGAGCGTTCCTGGCACAGGCTCTTCAAGAGGACAGCTGCCACTACCTGCTCTACTCACTCATCCTGGTCAACTCCTACCCCATCACCA TGAGCATTTTCCcagtcttcctcttctccttgcTTCATGCGACTACCTACACAAAGAAAGTGCTGGAT TCCGTGGGCCCCAACAGCCTGATGTTCATCAGAAACCTCCTGGACAAACTAACAGCCAATCAGCAGAACATTCTCAAGTTCATCGCCTGCAATGAGATCTTCTTGATGCCAGCCACTGTGTTCATGCTTTTCAG TGGCCAGGGAAGCTTGCTTCTACCTTTCATTTACTACAGATTTCTCACTCTCCGCTACACATCCAGAAGAAACCCATACTGCCG CACCTTGTTCACTGAGCTGCGGATTCTTCTGGAGCATTTCATCATGAAGCCTGTCTGTCCCGCCTTCTTCAGGAGGATGTGCCTCAGCAGTATCGCCTTCATCAGCCGCCTCGCCCCCACGGGCGTCTGA